A window of Leeia aquatica genomic DNA:
GCTGAGGATGTGCCGGTAGGCATTGCGCCAGCCGGGCGCGGGGGTCACGCCACCGCTGACTTGATGCAAGCGTGACAGGTATTCATATGAAGCGCGCCGAGCACGTCCACTGGTCAAAGCAAACCAGAGGACGATCAGTCGCAACAAGGCCCGCGCACCGGCATCCCCCAGCAGCCGGTACGTCAGCATGACAAGGCGCAGCCCCAGCGAGGTTCCACGCTCGTCCTGACGCGACCAATGTTGCTCTTCAAAACGGCGAGGGAAGCATTTGCGCCACAGCAGCAGGGGGCTGCGCCAAAGCATGCCAAAGAACAGCCGGGTATGCATGGCTGAAATCCGGACATTGTCCCGCAGCATGTCAAAGTGAGAGAGGCCACCTTCCGGGTAAATCACCCGGGTCGGCTGGTTGATGACAGGTAAGCCCGCCCAGAATAGTCGGACGATGATCTCGATATCAAACGCCATGCGGGAGGGGATGCGGACCCGGTCAATCAACTGAACGGTGGGCGCGACCGGGTATAGCCGGAAGCCGCACATGGAATCCCCGATGCTGAATGACAGGGTTTCTACCCACACCCAGAAATGGGTGACCAATCGGCCATAGCGACGCCCCGCCGGGGCCGAAGCATCGTAGATCGGCTTGCCCGAGATCACCGCCCAGGGGTTGCTTTCGCCCACGGACATGAAGGCCGGCACATCATCGAGATCATGCTGGCCATCCGCATCCACCTGCAAGGCGTGACTAAAGCCCAGCCGGTGCGCCTGACGCATGCCATGCAGGACGGCAGCACCCTTGCCCGCATTCTGCGGCAGATGAAACAGCGTGACGGTGGGCTGCTGTTCGGCAAGCTGGACCAGGGTATGCCGGGTTGCCTGGTCCGAACCATCATCGACAATCAACACCGGATAGCCGTACACGGACAGCCGGTCTACCACAGCCGCGATGGTGTCCTTGTGGTTATAGATCGGGATGATGATACAGGGGTTGAAACGCATCATGCCTCAGCCGGAGCGAACTGCAGTTGCCCCATGGAAAAAATCTTGTCGCTGTCCAGCGCCAGGTATTTAAAGTCGAGCCGGGCCTGCGTTGCCTGCCAGGACAGCAGCAAGCGCA
This region includes:
- a CDS encoding glycosyltransferase family 2 protein codes for the protein MMRFNPCIIIPIYNHKDTIAAVVDRLSVYGYPVLIVDDGSDQATRHTLVQLAEQQPTVTLFHLPQNAGKGAAVLHGMRQAHRLGFSHALQVDADGQHDLDDVPAFMSVGESNPWAVISGKPIYDASAPAGRRYGRLVTHFWVWVETLSFSIGDSMCGFRLYPVAPTVQLIDRVRIPSRMAFDIEIIVRLFWAGLPVINQPTRVIYPEGGLSHFDMLRDNVRISAMHTRLFFGMLWRSPLLLWRKCFPRRFEEQHWSRQDERGTSLGLRLVMLTYRLLGDAGARALLRLIVLWFALTSGRARRASYEYLSRLHQVSGGVTPAPGWRNAYRHILSFAESGLDKLAAWTGRVAHRAIRFPQQPAFETLLASGKGAVLLGAHLGNLEMLRALANLNGIARVNAVVYTEHAQRFNGALSSVNPQFQVNLLQISDMGPDTAIRLRDKVDQGELLVIVGDRTPPADNGRVVPAQFLGHEALFPQGPFILGALLECPVYLFFCLKTDTGYQVEFEAFAEQLVLPRGERQQAISRYVQQYADRLAWYCQQAPLQWFNFFDFWARNRKQ